From Oceanidesulfovibrio indonesiensis:
AATGGATGGTGAGCCCCGGTACGTGCGCCGCATCCATGCCGGGGAGCGAATCACCAACCGTCAAGAGACCGAGGAGCGATGTGATGAAAGCGTATATCGTCTACTATTCCATGTACGGCCATATCCACACCATGGCCCAGGCCGCCCGCGACGCCGCGCAGGATGTCGAAGGATGGACAGCGGAGCTGAGGCGCGTGCCCGAGACCCTGCCGGACGAGGTGCTGGAGAAGATGGGCGCCCTGGACGCCAAGAAGCTGATGGCCGATGTGACCACGGCGCAGCCTTCCGACCTGGAGGAGGCCGACGCGATCATCTTTGGCACGCCTACCCGGTTCGGCAACATGGCCGCGCAGATGAAGGCCTTCATCGACCACCTCGGCGGGCTCTGGACCAGGCACGCCCTGGTGGGCAAGCCGGCCACGGTATTCACCTCCTCCAACACCCAGCACGGCGGGCAGGAGTCCACCATACTCACGTTCCACGTGCCGCTGTACCACCTGGGCATGGTCCTGGTGGGATTGCCGTACACCTTTACCGGCCAGCGCACGATGGATGAGATCACGGGCTGCTCGCCCTATGGCGCGTCCACCATAGCGGGCATGGACGGCTCGCGCATGCCCTCGCAGAACGAGCTGGACGGCGTGCGACACCAGACCAGGCACCTGCTGGAGATTGCGACGAAGCTTGCAAAATAGCACAGGATTTCAACCAACATGGCGGCCCGCTTCGATATATACAGAGCGGGCCGCTTTTGGTTTGCACAGCGGACACGGCAGGCGCTTACGTGCGGGAATCCCGCAGCGATCCGTCTTCAAGCCGTTCGTTCAGAGCGTAAGCGGCGCTGATGAGCGCCAGGTGCGTGAGGGCCTGCGGGTAGTTGCCCAGGTGTTCGCCCCTGGGGGAAAGCTCTTCGCTGAAAAGTCCCAGGTGGTTGGAGTAGGAGAGCATTTTTTCGAAGAGCAGGCGGGCCTGCTTCACGTCGCCGGATCGGGCGAGGCACTCCATGTACCAGAAAGAGCAAGTGGTGAAGGCGCCTTCGTCGCCTGCCAGGCCGTCGACAGGCTCGTCCTCGTTGTCGTAGCGCATCACCAGGCAGTCCGTGAGCAGCCGCTTCTTGATCTGCCGCATTGTGGAGAGCCAGTACGGGTCTGTGGGGCTGATGAACTTGACGAGCGGCATGAGCAGGGCGGAGGCGTCCACGGCTTTCGATCCCTTGTATTGAACGAAGGTTCCGGCTTCGTCGTCCCAGAAATTTTCGTAGACGTCCCGCTTGATGGCGTCGCGCACTTCGCGCCAATGCTCCAGCGGGGCTGGCATGGAAAACTTCGTCGCCATGCGCATGGCTCGGTCCACGGCCACCCAGCACATGAAACGGGAGGAGAGGAATTCCTTGCGTCCGCCCCGCACCTCCCAGATGCCTTCGTCCGGCTCCCGCCAGTGTTCGCAGACGAATTCCACGGTGCGCACCAGTCGCTCCCAGAAGTCGTGATGCAGGCTGCCGGTTCGTTTGGACACAAGATAGACGGCGTCCATGAGGTCGCCGTAGATGTCGAGCTGGAGTTGGTCGAACGCGCCATTGCCGATACGCACGGGTCGGGATCCTCCGTAGCCGTCGAGGTGGTCCAGGATGGTTTCCGTGAGATCGCCGGAGCCGTCGATAGCGTACATGATCTGCATGGAGCCGTCTTCGTGGCAGGAGGCGGTGCGGCGGTGCAGCCAGTCGAAGAAATCCATGGCCTCGTCCGTAAAGCCCAGGCGCAGCAGGGCGTACAGGCTGAAGGCGGCGTCACGCACCCAGGTGTAGCGGTAGTCCCAGTTGCGCTCGCCGCCCGGGTCTTCCGGCAGACCGAACGTGGCTGCAGCCGCCATGGAGCCGTACTCGTAGGAGGTGAGCAGTTTGAGCACCAGGGCGGAGCGGTGGACCATCTCGCGCCAGCGGCCGCGGTAGGAGGATTTGCCGATCCACTCGCGCCAGTAGTTGGAGGTGTCCTTGAAAGCCTGGACAACATATCGTTCATCGTACTCCGGACCGTGTCCGCTTTGCTCCACCTGCTCGAAGATGAAAAACGCCGTCTCGCCGGCGTGCAGGATGAACTCAGCGGCCACGCCCCCTTCGATTTCTGTGAGAGCCACGGGCGTGTTGAGGCGGAATACCACGTGCTTGTCCTCGCCGTTGCCGGGAGCTTCGAAGTAGGCGCAGTCGTGGTAGATGGCCACGCCGGGCACGGAGCGCGCGTAGTGCGGCCGCGGGGTGCAGGAGAGATGAAAGCGGATGTCCCCCTGCACGGCCTTGGCGCGGCGGATGACCCGGCCGGAGCGGTCCACGGGCATGAAGTCGGATATCTCGGCAACACCTTCCGAAGCCAGGAACCGGGACATGAGGATGTTCGTGTCCGGCAGGTAGAGCTGCCTGCGGCGCACGTCGGACAACTGCGGAGTAATGGCGAACGCTCCGCCTTTTTCCGCATCGAGCAGGGCGGCGAATACCGTGGGGGAGTCGAGAGTCGGGTGGCACATGTAGTTGATGGCGCCGTCCAGGTTGACGAGGGCGACAGTCTTGAGGTCGCCGATCACGCCGTGATCGTCGATGGGCGGGTAGGTGAGATTTCGGGCCATACGAAGAATCCTTGGAGATGGTGACGCACGATCGAAAGTTCTGGTACAATATACTCGTAGATGAAGCGTATGGGCTGGTCAATCCGCAGACGGCCGATTTTCCGACTTCCAAAAAAGTTTTCCTTTGTATCGCCAGATTGAGTCTGTAGATTATGATGCTGAAGTGTTCGAATATTCACAACACCTGTCGCCTCCCGTGAGCAACAGCGGCAGGGTAAAACACTTTGGGTGATGGCGTATGCATGTACATTTGCTCGATTTTCTCGTGTGTCCCGATTGTCTGCCCCGGCAGGAGCATTTCCGGCTCAAGACAGGCGCCGTCCGCGAGGACGACGACATCCTGAGCGGCCAGCTGGAGTGTCCGCGCTGCTCGCACACGCACAGCATCCACCAAGGCATGGCCGTGGTTCTGCCGCAGGACGCCCAGACTACCGCGGCTCAGTTGCGCTACGAGACGTCCGCCGCCGTGGGCAGCTACCTGTGGAGCCACTACAGCGATATCGTCGGCGAGGAGATGGCATGCGATGCGTACGGCGCCTGGGCCTCGAAGCTCGGCGGCGTGGCGGGCCCGGCGCTGGACGTTGGGTGCGCCATGGGCCGGATAACCTTCGAGCTGGCTGCCGAAGCCGGCTTTGCCGTTGGCGTGGATTTTTCCCGGAGCTTTACGCGCATGGCCCGGGAGCTCCGCAAGACCGGGCGTCTGGAGAGCAGCATCGTGGTGGAAGGCAAGATCACGCGGCCGTTCACTGTAGAGCTGCCGGAGCGGCTGCGCACCGGCGTTGCAGAGTTCATAGTAGGCGATGCCATGGCCCTGCCGTTTTCATCCGACGCATTTCCGGCGGTGAGCTCGCTGAACCTGCTGGACAAGGTGTGTCGTCCTGAAGACCACGTGCGCGAATTGTGCCGGGTGGCGGCTGGAGAGGGTTGCCGAGTCCTTGTGGCCGATCCGTTCAGCTGGGCAGAGGAGATATGTCCGCCCGGGGACTGGCTTGGTGGGGTCGAGGAAGGTGATTTCGCTGGCCGCGGCCTGGACAACCTGAAGCGCCTGCTGGAGGAAGAGGAATTCGAGTTCTCGGACACGTCGCCTGTCTGGTGGACCATCCGCAACCACGAGAACCATTTCGAGCGCATCCGAAGCTGGACTGTCGCGGCGCAACGCTGAACCATGGCGGAGGGCTGCCGATCCGGTAACGACCCCGCTCAATGGGGAACGCGGCACATCGTACTCATCAATGAACCAGCTCACCGGGCGCGCACCGGTGGGGCGAACAGAGGGCGCGGGCCATGGCCGGACCCGGCCTTTGCATAAACATTCGGGACGAGTAGACTCGACAGCATTTTCATTTGCAAACGAGAGACCTCGAAGGAGGATTCGCCATGGAATTCGTGACAATGACCGGAACAAACGTGCAACTCTCGCGCGTCGCCCTGGGAACCTGGGCCATTGGCGGGTGGATGTGGGGCGGCACGGACGAGCAGGAGTCCATCAGGACCATACACGCCGCCCTGGACAAAGGCGTGAACACCATCGATACGGCGCCGGTTTACGGCTTCGGCCGGTCCGAGGAGATCGTGGGCAAGGCCCTCGCCCAGTATCCGGACAAGGACAGGATACGCATTTCCACCAAGGTCGCTCTGGAGTGGACCGGCGAAGGCAAGGTCTTTCGCAACTCCGATCCCGAGCGCATCGAGAAGGAAGTGGAGGATTCGCTTTCCCGCCTCGGTGTGGATGTCATCGACGTCTACTTCATCCATTGGCCGGACTCGAAGACGCCGTTCGAGAAAACCGCCGAGACCATGTGCAGGCTCAAGGAGCAGGGCAAGATCCGCTCCGTGGCCGTGTCCAATTTCTCGCCGGAGCAGATGGACGCATTTCGGGAAGCCTGCCCCATCCAGAGCTGCCAGCCGCCGTACAACATTTTCGAGCGCGAGATAGAGGCTGACGTTCTGCCGTACTGCCAGGACAACTCCATTGTCCTCATGACGTACGGCGCGCTCTGTCGCGGACTGCTTTCCGGCAGGATGAGCAAGGGCCGCGAGTTCACGGGCGACGATCTGCGCAAGAGCGATCCCAAGTTCCAGGAGCCGCGCTTCTCCCAATATCTGACCGCGGTGGACAAGCTGAAGACGCTTGCCATGGATCGCTACGAAAAGGAGTTGCTGCCGTTTGCCGTGCGTTGGGTTCTGGACAAGTCCAACGGCGTGGCCCTGTGGGGCGGCCGGCGTCCGGACCAGATGGATCCGATTCCGGATGTCTTCGGCTGGTCCATGGACGACGAGACCATGGCCGAGGTGGACCGCATTCTTGCGGAAACAGTCACGGACCCTGTGGGGCCGGAGTTCATGGCGCCGCCGGAGCGTTGACCTTCGCATTGCCGGAAAATTCTTCAGACCTGATGCATGGGGACGCAAACCATGCTATGAATACACAATGCCGATCCGTCAGATACTTGCCATTGCTGACGGATCATGGAGCCATATCAACACGTTCAGACTGAGAGCGCGAATGCGCTCATGGAGGAAATCTTATGCCGAAACGCACAGGCGTCGTGACATTTCAGGGTGATCCGCTGACCCTCACAGGCGACCAGGTGGGCTTGCGCCAGCTGGCGCCGGCCTTCACGGCCATCAAACCCGATCTCTCCTCGGCCCGGTTGTCGGATTACTCGGGCAAGAAGCTCATTATCGCCAGCGTGCCGTCACTTGATACGTCGGTCTGCTCGATGGAGACCAAACGCTTCAACGACGAGGCCAAGAACCTGGGCGACGACGTGGAACTGCTCATCATCTCCATGGATCTGCCCTTTGCCCAGGCCCGCTGGCAACAGGAGCACGACGCCACGGAAGTGACACTGCTTTCGGACCATCGCAGCGCTGATTTCGGCCATGCCTACGGCGTGCTCATCAAGGAACTGCGCCTGCTGGCGCGGGCCGTTTTCGTCGTGGGCTCGGACGGCCGCATCGTCTACGACGAGATCGTCAAGGAAATCACGGATCAGCCTGACTACAGCGCGGTGCTCGATGCCGTGCGCAGCGCTTCCTGATATTGCCGGAAACGACACATGTTTGCGCCCGTTCCTCCTATGAGGGGCGGGCGTTGTTGTATTGCAAGGCGGATAGAATGCAGAGTCCGCGATGGCCATGAAACGATGCGTCGCCGCTTCCCTTTTTCCGTCAATTCTGTACACTGCCGCTTTGGTTTGAGCTTTGTAGCCTGCAGAAACAAAGGAAATCCATGACGCACGACACGAGCAACCCCGAGGAGCGATCAGGGCCGTCCAAGTCGTCAGCCGGCTCCGAGAGAACACCGAAGCCTCGCTGGGAAGACGTCGCCTTGCTCGAATCCCGCAGGCGTTGGC
This genomic window contains:
- a CDS encoding methyltransferase domain-containing protein translates to MHVHLLDFLVCPDCLPRQEHFRLKTGAVREDDDILSGQLECPRCSHTHSIHQGMAVVLPQDAQTTAAQLRYETSAAVGSYLWSHYSDIVGEEMACDAYGAWASKLGGVAGPALDVGCAMGRITFELAAEAGFAVGVDFSRSFTRMARELRKTGRLESSIVVEGKITRPFTVELPERLRTGVAEFIVGDAMALPFSSDAFPAVSSLNLLDKVCRPEDHVRELCRVAAGEGCRVLVADPFSWAEEICPPGDWLGGVEEGDFAGRGLDNLKRLLEEEEFEFSDTSPVWWTIRNHENHFERIRSWTVAAQR
- the wrbA gene encoding NAD(P)H:quinone oxidoreductase → MKAYIVYYSMYGHIHTMAQAARDAAQDVEGWTAELRRVPETLPDEVLEKMGALDAKKLMADVTTAQPSDLEEADAIIFGTPTRFGNMAAQMKAFIDHLGGLWTRHALVGKPATVFTSSNTQHGGQESTILTFHVPLYHLGMVLVGLPYTFTGQRTMDEITGCSPYGASTIAGMDGSRMPSQNELDGVRHQTRHLLEIATKLAK
- the tpx gene encoding thiol peroxidase, with protein sequence MPKRTGVVTFQGDPLTLTGDQVGLRQLAPAFTAIKPDLSSARLSDYSGKKLIIASVPSLDTSVCSMETKRFNDEAKNLGDDVELLIISMDLPFAQARWQQEHDATEVTLLSDHRSADFGHAYGVLIKELRLLARAVFVVGSDGRIVYDEIVKEITDQPDYSAVLDAVRSAS
- a CDS encoding glycoside hydrolase family 15 protein, whose amino-acid sequence is MARNLTYPPIDDHGVIGDLKTVALVNLDGAINYMCHPTLDSPTVFAALLDAEKGGAFAITPQLSDVRRRQLYLPDTNILMSRFLASEGVAEISDFMPVDRSGRVIRRAKAVQGDIRFHLSCTPRPHYARSVPGVAIYHDCAYFEAPGNGEDKHVVFRLNTPVALTEIEGGVAAEFILHAGETAFFIFEQVEQSGHGPEYDERYVVQAFKDTSNYWREWIGKSSYRGRWREMVHRSALVLKLLTSYEYGSMAAAATFGLPEDPGGERNWDYRYTWVRDAAFSLYALLRLGFTDEAMDFFDWLHRRTASCHEDGSMQIMYAIDGSGDLTETILDHLDGYGGSRPVRIGNGAFDQLQLDIYGDLMDAVYLVSKRTGSLHHDFWERLVRTVEFVCEHWREPDEGIWEVRGGRKEFLSSRFMCWVAVDRAMRMATKFSMPAPLEHWREVRDAIKRDVYENFWDDEAGTFVQYKGSKAVDASALLMPLVKFISPTDPYWLSTMRQIKKRLLTDCLVMRYDNEDEPVDGLAGDEGAFTTCSFWYMECLARSGDVKQARLLFEKMLSYSNHLGLFSEELSPRGEHLGNYPQALTHLALISAAYALNERLEDGSLRDSRT
- a CDS encoding aldo/keto reductase, with the translated sequence MEFVTMTGTNVQLSRVALGTWAIGGWMWGGTDEQESIRTIHAALDKGVNTIDTAPVYGFGRSEEIVGKALAQYPDKDRIRISTKVALEWTGEGKVFRNSDPERIEKEVEDSLSRLGVDVIDVYFIHWPDSKTPFEKTAETMCRLKEQGKIRSVAVSNFSPEQMDAFREACPIQSCQPPYNIFEREIEADVLPYCQDNSIVLMTYGALCRGLLSGRMSKGREFTGDDLRKSDPKFQEPRFSQYLTAVDKLKTLAMDRYEKELLPFAVRWVLDKSNGVALWGGRRPDQMDPIPDVFGWSMDDETMAEVDRILAETVTDPVGPEFMAPPER